Genomic segment of Bdellovibrionota bacterium:
AGCTCTTCGATCCGTTCCACGCGAAGCTCCTCTACAGCCGGGCATTTCGCGCGCCCGGAATCGAACAGATCCGTTTGGGAAATGACATTCAGCCGGAGACCACCGACATCGTGGAGGCCGAATTCGGATGGAGCGCGACGCGACGCTCGATCCTCACCGCCAATTATTATGAAATTCTGATCGATGAACCGATCGTCTTTTCCTTTGATTCCGTGCGGAGCGTGGACAGTTACCAAAATCTCGACGGCATCCACACGCGGGGCATGGAAGCCGAGTATCGCTATACCGACTCCTGGGGGTACGCCCTGCTCTCTTATTCCTTCTATGCGCCCGTCGGTATGGTGGAACCCTTTTACGAAGTGCCGGGGAGAGATGACGTGCTCCTCGGCTTGCCGGCGCACAAGATTGTCGCGCATTCGAGCATAAAGATCCTCGGCGGTTTGCGCGTGAATCCCACGCTTATCCTTACGAGCCCGCGCTACGGATTCGTTACTCAGGATAGCAACCGGGATCCGGTCAGCCGATCCCTCGGCGCTCACATCGAATGCAATCTCTACGTTGTTTATCGGGATCTGGGGATCAAGGGGCTCGATCTTGGGGCGGGGGTGTACGACATTTTCAACGATGCGCCGTCTTTCGTGCAACCGTACAATGGCGGTCATGCACCTCTTCCCG
This window contains:
- a CDS encoding TonB-dependent receptor, yielding LFDPFHAKLLYSRAFRAPGIEQIRLGNDIQPETTDIVEAEFGWSATRRSILTANYYEILIDEPIVFSFDSVRSVDSYQNLDGIHTRGMEAEYRYTDSWGYALLSYSFYAPVGMVEPFYEVPGRDDVLLGLPAHKIVAHSSIKILGGLRVNPTLILTSPRYGFVTQDSNRDPVSRSLGAHIECNLYVVYRDLGIKGLDLGAGVYDIFNDAPSFVQPYNGGHAPLPAASREYLARVTYAWR